TTTCGAGACATACTCTGGGTTATATGCCTGTCTGCCAATGTTTTCTGATATCTTTTATGCTGATAATGCCAGCCTTGATCTGAGTGGAAGATTAGATTTCCCTGTATATCTCTTTTCTTGAAGGCCTTATCCAACATCGTCAGGACCATCTTCAGGTCCGGGCTGTTGGAGATCACGTAGGATACCACTTCGCCATTGAACATATCCAGGATAGGTGACAAGTAGATCTTTTTATCTTTTATCTTTACCTGGGTGACATCAGTAGTCCATTTCTGATTCGGCATCACGGCTTTGAAGTCTCTGTTGAGTACATTAGGCGCAACCTTTCCCAGCTCTCCCTTGTAAGACCGATAGTGTTGCTTCTTTCGTTTCGCCTTCAAGGACATCTGCTTCATCAACTTCTGCACGGTCTTGTGATTGACCTCCTGGCCTTCATTGCGTAGCTGTGCCGTGATGCGCCGGTATCCATATCGGCCATAATGTTTGTCGTATATCGCACGGATACGCTTCCTGAGGGCTTCATAGCCGTCAGGTTGGCCAAGTCGTTTGGTGTGATAATAGAATGTCGAACGCGCCATCCCCTTGAGCTCCAGAAGGAGGGCAAGGTCATGTTCAGGCCTTAGTCCTTCGATGGCTTCCGCCCAGTCTCGCGCAGACGGGCTTCTCTTTCTTCGACTAAGGCCCTCACTTTTTTTAACAGAGCATTCTCGGCCCGGAGCCGCTCATTCTCATATCTGAGCCGCTCCAGTTCCGTCATCTCTTCTGGTTTCTTTTTCTTGGGCCTTCCCATATCCTTTGACGGGCGTCCTCTGCGTTTCTCTTCATACAATGCGCCATAACCGCATTCACGTACAAGTTTCTTCCATTTGTTCAAACTTGCCTCACTCACATTGTATTTGGTAGATGCCTCGAACAAAGTTAAATGATTTTTATCAATGTCTTGTAGTATGGCTTCACGAAGGGGGCCATCCGCTTGGATGTTCTGCTTCTTAACAAGACTAGAGGCCCCTTCTTTTTGATAGAGGATCCATAAACTCTTTAGTAAACACGTGCCAATACCAAAGTGGGTATGTACATAATCAATACTATACCCGGCCTCAAGCATTTTCATGTACTTGAGACGATCTGCGTAAGAATGCTTTTTTTGCATAACAAAACCCCGAAAGTTTTTTGTCTAACTTTCGGGGTTCATGTCATAGCGGGCTGCTTCTTTCATTTTGTTCGCGGCGATGACCGCGGCGTTGCGGACGATCTCGGGGCAGGGGCGTTTCGAGTAGTATTCCGCCGTCCGCGCCGACGGCGTGGGCCCTTCGGCCTGCCGCTCCTTCATCTCGAGCATCTCTCTGCAGACGATGCTGCCGTTGGCGGCGCGGAAATCCATCGCCATCTCCTGCACGAGCGAGTAGTTGGTCTTGCGCACCTCCAGGTCGGTCGAGTCGGCGGGGGAGATGAAGCCGGCCAGCATCGTGCAGGCGGTGAAGCTGCCGCACACCTCGCGCATCCGCGCGAATCCGCCGCCGAAGCCGGAGCCGATGATCTTGAGCAGCGGCTCGCCGGCCAGGCGGTTGGCCTGGAGCACGTCAGAGAAGGCCAGCAGGACGGCCTGGCAGCAGTTGTAGCCTGCCAGGAAATTGTCCCGGGCGCGCGCTCCGCGCTCCGCGGGATCGAAATTGTCAGGTAGTATCATCATTTCTTATGATACCGCAAATATAGCAAACACGGCGGATAATTGTTAAATTCGCGGCGTCCAAAAACAGAAGTACAATTCAAAAGACGAATATTATGCAGATCATTTCAGTCACCGGTCGCGAGATCCTCGATTCCAGAGGAAATCCCACCATCGAAGCAGAAGTTATCCTTGATTCCGGTTTCATCGGCACCGCAGCCGTGCCTTCCGGCGCCTCCACGGGCGAGAACGAAGCCCTCGAGCTCCGGGACGGCGACAAGAAGCGCTATGGCGGCAAGGGCGTCCTGAAGGCCGTCGCCAACATCAACGAGAAGATCGCTCCCGCGATCGTCGGCATGGACGCCACCGAGCAGCGTGCCATCGACAAGAAGATGATCGAGCTGGACGGCACCGCCACCAAGAGCAACCTGGGCGCCAACGCCATCCTGGGCGTGTCCCTGGCCGTCGCCAAGGCTGCCGCCGCCGAGCTCCAGATCCCGCTCTACCGCTATCTGGGCGGCCCTAACGCCTATGTCCTCCCGGTTCCGATGATGAACATCATCAACGGCGGCGCCCACTCCGACGCCCCGATCGCTTTCCAGGAGTTCATGATCCGTCCGGTCGGCGCCGCCAATGAGGCCGAGGCCGTCCGCATGGGCGCCGAGGTCTTCCACGCGCTGCAGAAGGTCCTCAAGGGCCGCGGGCTGAGCACCGCCGTCGGCGACGAAGGCGGTTTCGCGCCCGCGCTCAAGGGCATCAACGACGCGCTCGACTGCATCATCGCCGCCATCGAGGGTGCCGGCTACGTGCCCGGCAAGGACGTGACCATCGCCATGGACTGCGCCGCGTCCGAGTTCTGCTTCAAGGAGGACGGCAAGTTCTACTATGACTACAAGCAGCTCAAGGACGGCAAGAAGAAGGACCCGCGC
This Bacteroidales bacterium WCE2004 DNA region includes the following protein-coding sequences:
- a CDS encoding Transposase InsO and inactivated derivatives (non-canonical start codon;~manually curated) produces the protein LELKGMARSTFYYHTKRLGQPDGYEALRKRIRAIYDKHYGRYGYRRITAQLRNEGQEVNHKTVQKLMKQMSLKAKRKKQHYRSYKGELGKVAPNVLNRDFKAVMPNQKWTTDVTQVKIKDKKIYLSPILDMFNGEVVSYVISNSPDLKMVLTMLDKAFKKRDIQGNLIFHSDQGWHYQHKRYQKTLADRHITQSMSRKGNCLDNSMMENFFGLMKNELLYLQEWDSIDQFKKALRTYIRYYNNDRIKLRLKGKSPVQYRALFQSKAS
- a CDS encoding C_GCAxxG_C_C family probable redox protein, giving the protein MMILPDNFDPAERGARARDNFLAGYNCCQAVLLAFSDVLQANRLAGEPLLKIIGSGFGGGFARMREVCGSFTACTMLAGFISPADSTDLEVRKTNYSLVQEMAMDFRAANGSIVCREMLEMKERQAEGPTPSARTAEYYSKRPCPEIVRNAAVIAANKMKEAARYDMNPES
- a CDS encoding enolase; the protein is MQIISVTGREILDSRGNPTIEAEVILDSGFIGTAAVPSGASTGENEALELRDGDKKRYGGKGVLKAVANINEKIAPAIVGMDATEQRAIDKKMIELDGTATKSNLGANAILGVSLAVAKAAAAELQIPLYRYLGGPNAYVLPVPMMNIINGGAHSDAPIAFQEFMIRPVGAANEAEAVRMGAEVFHALQKVLKGRGLSTAVGDEGGFAPALKGINDALDCIIAAIEGAGYVPGKDVTIAMDCAASEFCFKEDGKFYYDYKQLKDGKKKDPRGRKLSTDQQINYLKQLISKYPIDSIEDGLSEEDWEGWVKLTKAIGDRCQLVGDDLFVTNVKYLQKGIEMGAGNSILIKVNQIGSLTETLDAIEMAHRHGYTTVTSHRSGETEDTTIADIAVATNSGQIKTGSLSRTDRIAKYNRLMKIELELGETAAYGYKKLR